A genomic segment from Lutzomyia longipalpis isolate SR_M1_2022 chromosome 3, ASM2433408v1 encodes:
- the LOC129791877 gene encoding diacylglycerol kinase epsilon, with product MIEWTFSLATGIIALTVTIWYVVRYLLIHDVVYIQGRPRHSWKSSKLLDRGCYCSVCEILLVSTGRFCDSCGVCSHPECIKGAEKLFKCKEKHSKEDRPSRHKWTKGNLPLNRICSACRKDMDAVHGPGLCGFRCIWCQMCVHTACFPRMSEDCDYGEFRDLIIPPNCIDAVRRRGSAKLLLKSIKAAPWPTWKPLIVIANVKSGSSRADDILSVFRGVLNPLQVAEMSRTGPQDALQWVARISPKPCRVLVAGGDGTIGWVMNTLFSMAVESFPEICVLPLGTGNDLSRVLNWGSEAPDTIDPIEFLQQVQRAEVAKLDRWVLEIAGASSRIPLKRLLRRNVFMYNYFSVGVDAQVSLNFHRARESQFYMLSSRLINKMLYLCFGTHQVVVPDCVGLDKELELWLDDEKIELPELQSVVFLNIDSWGAGVKLWEMSRDEDESAVNSFGDGIIEVLGIVSSFHIAQLQVGLSKPIRLGQARTARVRLLKTCPVQVDGEPWEQTPCEIVIKCTDQATVLKRKN from the exons ATGATTGAGTGGACTTTTTCCCTCGCCACGGGCATCATAGCACTCACAGTGACCATTTGGTATGTGGTGAGGTACCTCCTGATTCACGACGTTGTCTACATTCAGGGTAGACCGAGGCACAGTTGGAAGTCATCAAAGCTCCTGGACAGA GGATGCTACTGCTCTGTCTGTGAGATTCTCCTGGTGTCCACGGGACGCTTCTGTGACAGCTGTGGGGTGTGTTCGCATCCGGAATGCATAAAAGGGGCTGAGAAGCTGTTCAAGTGCAAGGAGAAGCACTCAAAGGAGGATCGTCCGTCGCGGCACAAGTGGACAAAGGGAAATTTACCGCTCAATAGAATCTGCTCGGCATGCCGGAAGGACATGGATGCTGTCCATGGGCCCGGTCTCTGCGGATTCCGGTGCATCTGGTGCCAAATGTGTGTTCACACAGCCTGTTTCCCACGGATGAGTGAA GACTGTGATTATGGTGAATTTCGCGATTTAATAATCCCACCGAATTGTATTGATGCCGTACGACGGCGTGGGAGTGCCAAGTTACTGCTGAAGAGCATAAAGGCAGCACCATGGCCAACATGGAAGCCCCTCATTGTCATTGCAAACGTCAAATCCGGCAGTAGTCGTGCCGATGATATTCTCTCCGTTTTCCGTGGAGTCCTCAATCCCCTGCAAGTGGCCGAAATGTCTCGCACGGGCCCTCAAGATGCCCTCCAGTGGGTGGCACGTATCAGCCCCAAGCCCTGCCGGGTTCTCGTGGCTGGAGGGGATGGCACAATCGGTTGGGTAATGAATACCCTCTTCTCAATGGCCGTGGAGTCTTTTCCGGAGATCTGTGTCCTTCCCCTGGGCACAGGGAATGATCTTTCGCGTGTCCTCAATTGGGGTTCTGAGGCCCCGGACACAATAGATCCCATTGAGTTCCTGCAGCAAGTACAGCGTGCCGAAGTGGCGAAGCTCGATCGGTGGGTGCTGGAAATTGCAGGAGCATCCTCGAGGATTCCCCTGAAGAGACTCTTGCGGCGCAATGTCTTCATGTACAACTACTTCAGCGTCGGAGTAGATGCGCAGGTCTCGCTGAATTTCCACCGTGCACGGGAGAGTCAATTTTACATGCTGAGCAGTCGTTTGATCAACAAGATGCTCTATCTCTGCTTTGGGACGCATCAGGTTGTCGTTCCGGACTGTGTGGGTTTGGACAAGGAGCTAGAGCTCTGGTTGGACGACGAGAAGATCGAACTGCCTGAGCTTCAATCCGTTGTATTCCTCAATATTGATTCTTGGGGCGCTGGAGTGAAGCTCTGGG AAATGAGCAGAGATGAAGATGAGTCAGCCGTGAATAGCTTTGGTGATGGGATAATTGAAGTTCTGGGCATTGTTTCCTCCTTTCACATTGCCCAACTACAAGTTGGTCTCAGTAAACCCATTCGCTTGGGTCAGGCGCGGACTGCACGGGTTCGGCTCCTCAAAACGTGCCCCGTGCAGGTGGACGGTGAACCGTGGGAGCAGACACCGTGTGAGATTGTCATCAAATGCACCGACCAGGCCACTGTATTGAAGAGGAAGAATTAA